TGGCGCGCTTGGCTGACCTGGGACGGGCCCGACTGACTCCCGATCGTGGCGGTTCGAGGGGGCCTGCCGGGCTCATGTGGCCGGGCCCGCTCGCAGAATCGGATCAGGCGCGTCGGCCTGGGGCGGCCAGTCCGCTACTCGTCGCTGACGGTGAACGGGACGTACATCCCCTTCCCGACCGGGTCCGGCACCTCGGCGACCCAGGCGTAGTCGCCGGGCTCGAACGTGGCCGTAAAGTAGGCCGTCGAGCCGGCCGGGGCCTCGTGGGTGCCGCCGAGGAAGGTGACCGGCGGGGGCGTGTCGAGCCCGTCGCGGCTACTCCAGTCCATCCAGGCCCCGAGCGCGTCGGGATCGACCTCGTCGTCGAGCCTGGCGAGGTGGACGTCGTGGCCGAGGAAGTGCTCGTGGGGCCCCTGGTCGCGGTACGCCACGGCGACCGTGTGGACGCCGGGTGCGGGCGGGTCGCCGGCCTCGATGCCGTCGGCCGAGACGGCCAGCCGGTAGGTCGGCTCGGGGGGCGGGGCCCCGGTCGGCGCGCCTGTCACGGTGATCTGGTGGGCCATCGGATGGAAGGCCCCGTTCGTCTTCACGTAGCACTCGACGACGTAGGTCCCCGGGGCGAGGTCGAGGGTGGCCTCGGCGACGTGGCCCGGCGACAGGAGCCCGGGGCCGCCGACGTAGACGGCCCCGCCGTACCACTCGGGGAGCCGGGCGAACACGGCCCCGGCCCCCTCGGCGTCGCCGTCGTAGAGGCGCTCGGCGCCCTCGACGAAGACCGGGACGACGTCGCGGAGCTGGTCCTCGAGGGTGTACCCGTCGGGGAGCCGGTTGACGAGGGCGAAGTGGGTGACGGCGTCGCGGTTGTCGAGGCGGATCGTGGTCCACCCGGGGCGGAGGGTGTCGGGGCCGGCGAAGGCCATGTCCTGGGTCACGAGCTCGGCGACGACGGGCCCGTCGGGCGGGGCCTCGGCCGGGGCGTCGGGGGCGTCGGCGCAGGCGACGAGGGCGAGGGCGAACAGCGAGATGACGAGGCGCATGGGATAAGGGGATCGGGACATGGGGTGAGGGGGAGGCCCTCAGCGGCGCTCCTCGAACAGGACGATAAGCGGCGTCGACCGCATCCCCTCGGCCCGTTCCCACGCGGCCTCGGTCGGGACGAGCAGGAGGAGGAGGGCGTCGGCGCCCGGCCGGCCGGCGGCCCGGCGCGCGGCCTCGACGGCGCCCGGCGCGTAGTCGACGGCGAAGACCCCGTTGATGACGAAGGGCTCGCCGGGGACGAGGTGGTCGACGGCCCCGAGCGGCCACCCCGGCAGGTCCGGGTCGCGGGGCAGGAACCGATCACCCGGGCGGAGCGGCCCCGACGTGAACCGCTCGACGACGTGGTCGTCCTCGACGCGGGCGGCGAGGAGGGCTAGCGGCGGCACGTCGCCGGTGCCCTCGACCGTGAGGAACCGGCCGAGGGCCGCGAGCGGCTGGCCGTCGAACGAGACGCAGTCGGGGACGGAGAGGGCCACGGCGGCGTCCGAGGCGGGCGGCCCCGACGTCCGCTCTCCGACCCAGGACCGCGTCAGCTCTCCGTCGCAGTGGTTCCACCGGCCCTCGAAGCGGCCGGCCTCAGAGAACGCGAACCGCAGCCGACCCCAGTAGGCGGTCCCCCCGCGGACGTCGGGGCACTGGCGCGCCGAGCGTGGCTCGTACCAGGTCCCCTCGAGGACGCCGTCGCGGAGCGTCCCCTCGAGGCGGGAGCCCCCGTCGTGGGCGTAGGTCCCGCTGACGGACGGGCCCTCGGAGTGGAGGGTCATCGCACCATAGGTCGTCGCCCACGTGCCGTCGACGGCGGTTCCGGGCTGTGCGGCGACGGGGAGGACGAGGAGGGCGGCGAGGAGGAGCGCGAGGCGGGGCATGGGATCGGAGGAGAACGGGACGGGGAGCGGCGGCGGGGCCTAGAGGCAGTGCTGGCCGTAGGTCGAGCCCGTGGGGATGGAGACCGGCACGAGCCGGCCGCACCCGGTCGCCGTCGTCGCCCCCGGCCGGAACTCGAGGCCGACGGCCGCGCCGGTCTGCGACGTCCCCGGGCCGAGGTCGGCGTGGGCGGGGTCGCCCGAGGCGGCCGTGAGGGTGAGGGCGGCGGGGTCGCCAATCGAGCCCCAGCTCGAACTGCCGGCCCCGTCGATCGCGACGTGGGTGAGTGTGCCGGTGCTCCGGAGCAGTTCGATCCCCTTCCACGCCCCGTCGTCACCCGCGAGGCGGATAGGGGCGGTCTCGGTGCCGGCGAGCGTGAGCACGCCGCCGGTGACGCCCAGCCCGATGTCGCCCTGGAACAGGATCTCGACGCCGCGCCCGACGGTGAATGCGGCGCCGTCGACGGCCAGGCCCACGGGCGTGTCGGTGATGACGTACGGGACGCCGAGGTCCCGCCACTCCGTGTCCTCCGTGAGCACGGAGACGTACGCGTAGACGTCGACGACGTCGCGGCCGTTGCCGGTGTAGCTGGACGCCGCGTCGAGGTCGTCGGCGACGGTGGCCCGGACGTGGGCGGCGCCGAGGGCGTTGTCGGTGAGGGCGTTGCGCGCGAACCCGGGGAGCGAGACGCCCTCCATCGCCACGAGCCCGTAGCCGGCCCCGCCGCGGAGGGTCGAGTCCGTGACCCGGACGGCCGCGTCGGTGGCGACGAACACGTTCCCGGGCTCGACCGAGCCGGAGTGCGTGTCGCTCCCGCCCCCCTCGACGACCGTGTGGGCGAGGCGGTTGTCGGCCGCGGAGAAGACCCGGAGGCCGCGCCAGCTTCCCCGGCCGGCCATGGCCCCGGTGAGGACGACGGGCTCGGCGGCCGTCCCCTCGGCCCGGAGGCGCCCCCCGGCGGCGACCGTCATCGCCATGTCGTCCTCGAACGCGATCCGGACGCCGGCCGCCAGGCGGAGGTCGCCGTCCGGCCCGGCCACGTCGAACGCGTACCGGTCGGACTCCTGCTCGACGAGGTACCCGTCGCCCATCGGCACCCACGTCACGGCCCCCGTCACGTCGTCGGCGTCGACGGCCACGAGGTCGACGTCGTTGCCGTCGGCCGTCGACGTGGCGTCGAGGAAGTGGGCCTGGGAGGCGGAGACGTGGGCCGGGCCGGCCGCGTTCGCCGTATACCGGTTGCGGCCGTGGGCGCGGAGCGCGGCGCCCGACGCCATGCTCAGCCCGAACGCGCTCCCCTCGCGGAGCGTCGCGTCGAGGAGCGTCGACTCGGCCCCGCCCGTTATAAGCAGGTTGCCCCGCGTAATCGACCCCGAGAACGACCCGCCGCCGCCGTGCTCGATCGTGACGTGCTCGAGCCGGTTCTCGGCGTGGTCCGCACCGTCGAGCCAGACGGCGCCCCAGTGGCCGCGCCGGGCCTCGGTCCCGGTCAGGACGATGGGCTCGGTGGCCGTCCCGGCGGCCCGGAGGCCGCTGGCGGCGCCCCGGACCACGAGCGTGACGTCCTCGGCGAACGCGGCGCGGACGCCGGGCTCGATCGCGAGGAGCCCCTGCGTCGTGACGTTCCGCGTCACGACGTAGTCGACGCAGGCCGGCGGGTCGATCCAGTTCTCCCACGTGGCGCCGCCGCTCAGCACGCCGCCGGCCTCGCGGGGCGACGGGCAATCGGAGACGGTGATCTGGACGGCCGCGCTCCGGGTCGGGTCGGCCGTGCTCGTCGCCGTGATCCGGGCGGTCCCGGAGGCGACCCCCGTTACCCGGCCGGCCCCGTCGACGCGAGCGACGGCCTCGTCGTCGGACGCCCACGTGACGCCCTGCGGCGCCGACGCGGGCCGGACCTCGGCCTCGAGCCGGAGCGTCTCGCCCATGGCGACCTCCGCGACCGCGGCGACGATCTCGACGCCGGTGACGACAGAGCCGCCGGGGTCGGTGGGGCCCATCGAGTCGCACGCGACGAGGGCGAGCGCGAGGGCACACAGCGCGAGGGCGCGTGGGGCGGAGCGGGGCATGAGAGGGGAGGCAGGGGGGTGCGCCCGTGAGGTACGGGAGGGCTCTTGGCTGGTCGTTAGCCCCCTCTTAGTTTGGTCTTAGATGAGTGCCCCGTCACGAATCCGGTTGCTCGGCCCCGCGGACACGACGTGCCCGCGGGCGGCCACGCTCCTGGTCGGCCCAAAGCGGGTCGCGCTCCTCGCGTACCTCGCCCTCGCACGCCCCCGCGGCTTCCAGCGGCGCGACACGATCCTCCCCCTCTTCTGGCCCGACCACGGGCAGGCGGCCAGCCGGAACGCGCTGAGCAACCTGCTCTACCACGTCCGCCGGGGCCTGGGGCCCGGGGCCGTCGTCAACCGGGGGGCCGAGGAGGTCGGCCTGGACCCCGGTCGGCTCTGGGTTGACGTGGTCGAGTTCGAGGAGGCCGCCCGGCGGGGCGAGTTCGCCCGGGCCCTCGACCTCTACCGTGGCGACCTGCTCGAGGGGTTCTTCGTCCGCGGCGCCGCGCCCGAGTTTGAGCGGTGGCTCGACGACGAGCGGCGCCGGCTCCGGCGCCGAGCGAGCGAGGCCGCGTGGGCGCTGGCCGACGCCGCCGAGGCCGACGGCGACGCGCCGACCGCCCGCGCCGCCGCCCGCCGCGCGGCGGCGCTCGCCCCCCCCTCCGACGAGGCGCACGTCCGGCTGGTGGAGACGCTGGGGCGGACGGGCGACCGGGCCGGCGCGCTCGCCGCCCACGCCGCGTACTGCCGGCGGCTGACCGACTACCTCGGCCTCGGCCCGTCGGCGGCGGCCTCTGCGGCCGCAGCCCGACTCCGGCGGGCCGTCCTCCCGGCCGCCCGCCCGTCGCCCCCCCCCACGCGGCGGATCGCGGTCCTCCCGTTCCAGGCGCTGGGCGCCGACGCGCCGAGCGCGTTCGCCGACGGCGTCCAGGTCGGGCTCATGGCCCGGCTCTCGGCCGTCGGCGGCCTTGACGTCATCTCGCGGACGTCGGTCCGGCGGTTCGACCGGCCGGCGGCGGTCCCGGAGATCGCCGCCGCGCTCGGCGTGGGGTGGGTGCTTGAGGGCGAGGTCCTGGAGGGCCCCGCCGGGGTCCGCCTCGCGGTCCGCCTCGTCGACGCGCCGAACGACCGGCAGGTGTGGGCAGGCGACTTCCGCCGGCCGCTCGCGACCGAGGGCGTGTCCCAGATCCAGGCCGAGGTCGCGCGCGAGGTGGCCGGGGCGCTCCGCATCGAGGTCGGGGCCGCGCCCGACGAGCGGCCCCACACGCCGAGCCTCGACGCCTACCGGTTCTGGGCCGAGGGCCGGCGCCGGCTCGACGAGCGGACGGAGGCCGGCATGCGGGAGGCCGTCCGGCTGTTCCGCCAAGCGCTCGCCGCAGATCCTCAGTACCCGCTCGCCCTCGTCGGCCTGTCCGACGCGCTCGGGCTGCTCTACGACTACCGCCACGAGCCGGACCCGTCGGTGCTCAAGGAGGCCGAGGCCGCGGCCCGGCGCGCGCTCGCCGCGGCGCCCGACCTCGCCGAGGCCCACGCCTCGCTCGGGGCCCTCAGCGTGGCCCGCCGCGACGGCGTCGCCGGGCTCTACGCCTTCGACCGGGCCGTCGAACTCCGGCCGGACTACGCCGAGGCCCACAACTGGCGGTCCTACGCGAGCGCCATCCTCGGCCGGCCGGAAGACGCGCTCGCGAGCGCCCGCCAGGCCGTCGCGCTCGACCCGCTCTCCCCCGAGGCCGTGATCAACCTGGGGTTCGCGCTCCTCATCACGGGGGAACCCGAGGGCGCGCTCGCCGAGGCCCGCCGCGTCCGGGAGCTGAGCCCGGGCTTCGTGACCGGCGCGTTCTACGAGGGGCTCCCCCTGCTCGCGCTGGGCCGGCCCGCCGAGGCCGCGGCCGTGCTCGAGGGCGTCGAGGAGCCGTGGAGCGGCCTCGGCCCGCAGACGGCCCGGGCCGTCGCGCTCGCCGCCCTCGGCCGGTACGACGAGGTGCGCGCGGCGCTCGCCATGTTCGAGGCTGAGGGCGACGCGTTCGCCGCGGCCGTCGCCCACCTCGCCCTGGGGGACGTGCCGACGGGCGAGGCCGCCCTCGGCCGGGTCCGCGAGTGGGGCGCGTGGACGGCCGTCGCCGTCCACCACCTCTTCGGCCCGCTCTGGGCCACCCTCCCGCCCCGCACGCTCCGCGAGGCCAGGGCGCGCGCCGGTCGAGCCTGGGGGGCCGTCGGCGCCGGAGGGCGGGCGTTGGCGTTCCCCGGCGAGGTGGCGCCCTCCCGTGGCTCGTAGACCAAGGGCAGGGGCGGCCGGCGCACTCGCCTCCTGCCCTCCCGGGGCTCGGTAGCCGCGCCCGTTGCTTCGTCGGCCACCCCGACCGGGCGGCGTTCCTCAGCGGGCTCGACGTCCGGGACGTGTGAGACGTCGGCAATCGCGAAGCTCGCGGCCATGAACGACGAAGTCATGTGGCGGAGGCTCGACGTCGTCCCCTCCGGGCGGTCTGCGAGATCCGGGGCGTCCCGTGCGTCCGGGACGGGGGACGGGCCGAGCGGCAGACGATGGACCGGTCGCGGAGCTTCGGCGAGCCGGTCGAGGACCTCAGGACGATCCGGCGGGCCGTGGCGACGCACGCGGCGCGAGCGGCCGAGAAGCTCTGGGCCGGGAGGCTCGTGGCCGCGCGGGTCGGCGCGTCCTGCACGACAAAGGGATATGGCGACGGGCCCCACACATCGGGGGGGGTCGAGCGCGACCTCGCCGTGGCGCCGCCACGGACGCCCGACCTGCCCCGGGCCACGCTCCTCGTGCTCGGCCAGGCCTACGAGGCCCGCCACGCCGAGGGGCAGCCGTCCCCGTACTGGAAGGCCGGCGTCGTCCTCGGCGAGCCGAGGCGGGCGGGGACCGAGCAGAGGTCCCTCTTCGACGCGACGAACAGACGCCTCAGCAGGGCCGGCTCATGGACGCGGTCAACGCGTGTAACCGGGGGATCGGGAAGCGGGCCCTGGCCGTCTGGGGCAGCGAGGTCACGCCGGGGAGCTACGCCGGGACCTGGTACCTCTCGGGCGCCGCGGACGGTGGCCTCGGCGGTGACGATTACATCAGCTACACGTACACCGAAACGGGGGCGCTCACCTGCGACAGCCCGGGGTCCACCCTGGACGCCTTCGTGCTGTACCGCGGCCAGGTCCGCGTCCGGTAAGACCGGCGCCCGCTTCGAGGCGCCCCCGACGGCCCCGGCTGGCGGGGGCGCTCCGACGCGTGTCCCCCGGGTTGCCCCCGGCCTTCGCCTCCTCCGTCGGCCTGCTAGGCCGGCCCGACGACGCGGACGTAGACGTGGGCCGCTCGCGGGAGCCCGGCGCTCCGGAGCGCCCGGTGAGACCCCTCACCGGGCGCCCGACTGGCTCCGCTAGACGGCCCGACGGCGGCCCCTGAACAGGCTGACCACGAACAGGAGGAGGCAGGCCCCGACGAACGAGACCGCCACCGCCCCGAGGCTCAAGGAGTCCGTGAGGTCCGGGACCCCGACGAGTGGGCTGATGACGAGCCCGGCGAGGAAGGCCCCAATGATGCCCACGACGACGTTGAGGAGGATGCCCTGCTGGGCGTCGGTCCCCATGACCTTGCTGGCGGCCCACCCGATGAGCCCGCCGATGACGAGGAACAGGATGAAGTTGATCATCTCAGGGAGGGATTGAGGCGAGAGGCGGCCCCGAAGGGCCGGCTGGCCGGAAGGCCGAGCCCCCATTCAACTCGCCGCTCCCGGGCAGTTCCACCGAGGGACGAGACCCGGCGGACCCCTAGGCCCCTCCTGCCCCGGGGCACCGCGACGAGTCCGGGTGAGACCGCGCGCGCTCCCGGGTTTCGGGGGCCGCCCGGAGCCCTGAAGACGCCGGCCGTCGGCTCGGGCCCGGCCGCGACGGTGCATCGAAACAGGGCGACGGCCGCGACCGGAGCGCCGGATTGTCTCCCCGGGAATCCCGGAGATCGGGGCCGCGCCGGAACGGCCCGGCATAACAGAGTTAGAATGAGCCATCTCGTAGGCCGACACAGTCGGTCCTGGCAGGGGGAGGGCTAGGCTCTCCCTCCGCTCGGGCCTCGCGGGGTCGGCCTCCTTCCCCGGGCCGGCCCCGCCGTCGTTCGGGCCTGTCAGGCCGCCGCCGGCGGTCACAGAACGGCCCCCGAGCCCGCGGGGCCCGAGCGGTAGGGTCCGCACCGAGGCGTCCGCCCAAGCGAACGCGACTGTTCGCGTTCGACGTACGCCGAGTCGGGCCACGTACAGAGGCAACAAATCGGCGCAAGTGGGTTGAGATCGTACCGACACCGCCGATGAACCGACCGTCGGGGCGAACGACCGGCGGTGGTGTGCCGGGGGGTGCCTCGGGGACCGGGGCGCTCTTCTGGGGCGCCCCGATCCCGTTCGCAGCCGCTCACTGCGGGCTCGCCCGCCCCCCGAGCGCG
This sequence is a window from Rubrivirga marina. Protein-coding genes within it:
- a CDS encoding BTAD domain-containing putative transcriptional regulator — translated: MSAPSRIRLLGPADTTCPRAATLLVGPKRVALLAYLALARPRGFQRRDTILPLFWPDHGQAASRNALSNLLYHVRRGLGPGAVVNRGAEEVGLDPGRLWVDVVEFEEAARRGEFARALDLYRGDLLEGFFVRGAAPEFERWLDDERRRLRRRASEAAWALADAAEADGDAPTARAAARRAAALAPPSDEAHVRLVETLGRTGDRAGALAAHAAYCRRLTDYLGLGPSAAASAAAARLRRAVLPAARPSPPPTRRIAVLPFQALGADAPSAFADGVQVGLMARLSAVGGLDVISRTSVRRFDRPAAVPEIAAALGVGWVLEGEVLEGPAGVRLAVRLVDAPNDRQVWAGDFRRPLATEGVSQIQAEVAREVAGALRIEVGAAPDERPHTPSLDAYRFWAEGRRRLDERTEAGMREAVRLFRQALAADPQYPLALVGLSDALGLLYDYRHEPDPSVLKEAEAAARRALAAAPDLAEAHASLGALSVARRDGVAGLYAFDRAVELRPDYAEAHNWRSYASAILGRPEDALASARQAVALDPLSPEAVINLGFALLITGEPEGALAEARRVRELSPGFVTGAFYEGLPLLALGRPAEAAAVLEGVEEPWSGLGPQTARAVALAALGRYDEVRAALAMFEAEGDAFAAAVAHLALGDVPTGEAALGRVREWGAWTAVAVHHLFGPLWATLPPRTLREARARAGRAWGAVGAGGRALAFPGEVAPSRGS
- a CDS encoding Ig-like domain-containing protein — translated: MPRSAPRALALCALALALVACDSMGPTDPGGSVVTGVEIVAAVAEVAMGETLRLEAEVRPASAPQGVTWASDDEAVARVDGAGRVTGVASGTARITATSTADPTRSAAVQITVSDCPSPREAGGVLSGGATWENWIDPPACVDYVVTRNVTTQGLLAIEPGVRAAFAEDVTLVVRGAASGLRAAGTATEPIVLTGTEARRGHWGAVWLDGADHAENRLEHVTIEHGGGGSFSGSITRGNLLITGGAESTLLDATLREGSAFGLSMASGAALRAHGRNRYTANAAGPAHVSASQAHFLDATSTADGNDVDLVAVDADDVTGAVTWVPMGDGYLVEQESDRYAFDVAGPDGDLRLAAGVRIAFEDDMAMTVAAGGRLRAEGTAAEPVVLTGAMAGRGSWRGLRVFSAADNRLAHTVVEGGGSDTHSGSVEPGNVFVATDAAVRVTDSTLRGGAGYGLVAMEGVSLPGFARNALTDNALGAAHVRATVADDLDAASSYTGNGRDVVDVYAYVSVLTEDTEWRDLGVPYVITDTPVGLAVDGAAFTVGRGVEILFQGDIGLGVTGGVLTLAGTETAPIRLAGDDGAWKGIELLRSTGTLTHVAIDGAGSSSWGSIGDPAALTLTAASGDPAHADLGPGTSQTGAAVGLEFRPGATTATGCGRLVPVSIPTGSTYGQHCL
- a CDS encoding GlsB/YeaQ/YmgE family stress response membrane protein; translated protein: MINFILFLVIGGLIGWAASKVMGTDAQQGILLNVVVGIIGAFLAGLVISPLVGVPDLTDSLSLGAVAVSFVGACLLLFVVSLFRGRRRAV